The Spiroplasma litorale nucleotide sequence AATGACTTTTGATGTAATTTTTATAAATCAAGTATTTTTTGTTAATAAAGAAAGTTATTATAAATTATTTATAAGACCTAATTTAAAAAGAGAAGTTGCATTCGAATATTATAAACATATGGGTAACTTTAATCCATTAGCAATAGTTGCTTTGGAATTTAAACTTTATTTAAACACTTTAAATGGTTTTATGGAATTGAAAAATGATAATAATGAACCGGTTTTTAAATTTAATAGTTTTATAATTAATCATACAAAATTTGAAAAACTTAACTACATTGCTGATGTTCAGTTTTTGGAGTTAAATATACCAACTAAATATTTAGAAGGATTAGATCAAATAATTCTTTCTTTTGAAATTAGTGCTCACTCTAATTGGTTTACTAATTTAAATTTAAGTAATTCTGGAAAAATTACAATTAACTTAATTAGCTCTTTAAATAATATTGTTTTAAATGATTTTGAAAAAAATATAACAATTTACAATAAAGTAACTGCTTTTTTAAATAATACTCTTTCTTATGGGCATGAAAATAATTATATGGAATTAGTTCAGGAAGATTTGCATTTTCAGCATAATCAAAAACAATACAACTTAATCGATCAAGACTTTTATTTTAATTCTGTATATAAAAAAAACTATGAAAATAATTTAAAAGATTTATTCGGTGAAAAAACATTTTCCTTTTTAGAAAATTATTTAAAAAGAATTAACTCTTCTGATGTAGCAACAGTTGAGAGTGAAATAATTTCAAACAAAGATTTTAATAAGTTTTATAATATTAAAAAATTTGATGAAAATATATCCACATTAAATAATAGTTTTAGTTTATCGTTAGCAAATAAAACCAGTTTCAAATATCCTGAAAATATTGTTGAAGATTGCAAAGGAGATTGGTGTGAAAAGGGTATTGTTTATAATCCATTACATAAAGGTGATTTAATATTTAATAAAAAAATAACATATAATGGTTTAAAATTTCAAATTAACTATTTATATAAAGGTCTTAATATTTATAAAACATTAACAAGTAGTTCTAATGTAAATAAATTATTTAATTATAACTACAATTACTTAATTGATTTATCTATATTCAATAAGTTTACAAATAAAAATAAGGAAGGAGCAATAAATTATATAAATGAAAACGAAGAAGAGGTTTGTTAAGATATTTTTTTCTTTATTAATTGTATTTTTTATAGTTTCGACTTTTTCTACTTTTATTTATTTTTTGTTAACAAATAACAAAAATGAAGTTAAGGCAACCCCAGAAGTCACTAATCCAAATAATAAACCAGAACCAAAGAAAGACTTCGCTAGCAATAATTTGGAAATATCTTTCAATATAGATCAAAATATCTATATATTAAAATATCATGACGGAGCTGTAAGTTTTGAAATGGATAATTTTAAATATTTCTTTTTACAAAAATTTAATAAATTAGGTCCTAAAAGCCAAAATATTAACTTAAAATTTTCAATAGATGATAAAAAAAATATAAAAAATGTAAATGTTTTTTATACAGCTGGAGAAACTTTATATAGTTGATTATTTACTTTATAATAATATATAATAGAATATGGTGATTATATGAATTATTTTGAAGAAATAAAAAAAGCTCTTATTAAAAAAGGGGCAAAAGGAAGTATTACGAAAGAGTCGGCATTTAAAGATATGGAACTAGACTCTTTAGATTTAATGGATATGATTGTTAGCTTAGAAAACAAACTTGAAATAACTGTTCCAGACGATGATTTGGTTACAATAAAAACAGTTGATGATATATTAAAAGTAATTGAAAAACTAAAAAATGAAAGCTAATATTGAAAAATATGTAAATTTGTTCAAGTCTAAAAAAATCAAACTAACTGATGTTAGATTGTCTATGTTGAAAGCAATTGTAACAAAAAAACATTTCACAATATCTGAAATAATTGATTTTGTTCAAAAAGATTTAGGTTCAGTAAATGTTATGTCAATTTATAATAATATTGACTTATTTTTAGAGTTACATTTGCTTTTCACGAACTCTCTTGATGGTAAACAAATAACATATGAAGTCATTTCTCAACAATTAATACATCTGTGTTGTGACAATTGTGGAAAGATCATTGATATTGAAGATGTAAGTTTAAACAAAACCACTCAAAAACTTTTTGAAGATTATTTAGAAAATAAAAATTTAAATTTAATTCATTATAAAATTGATTTACACACAATATGTGAAAATTGCAAAAAAATAAATTAGCAGAAAATAAAGCACCAAAAATGATATAATTATTTGGTGTTAATAGGGGTATAGTTCAGTTGGTAGAACATCGGACTTCAAATCCGAGTGTCGTGGGTTCAAGTCCTGCTACCCCTGCCAATGTTGATATTACAACCCGCAAGGGTTTTTTTATTTATAATAGGGGTATAGTTCAGTTGGTAGAACATCGGACTCCAAATCCGAGTGTCGTGGGTTCAAGTCCTGCTACCCCTGCCAATGTTGATAAAAAAAACATTATATAAATTTATATTTATATAATGTTTTTTTATTTTTCATCCATTACTGACTTTGGTAATAAGTCTTTTTTAATAGCTATGAGTGCAATTGTATCGGATCCAGCATGTCAAGGGAAAACTAGCGATAAATTTTCTTTACTATATTCAATTTTATTACTTTTTAAATAATCGATTACTGTGCTTGTTATTTTTTTGCTTACTTCTTCTCTATAAAGCAAAAATAGCTTGAATTCATCTTTGAATTCTTTTGTTATTGCTGAGATTGTTTTTTCAATTAATGATCCATAAGTTCTGCTTATACCAATTTTTTTAGGTTTTTTACCTCACTGGATTGAAACCTTAGCCTTAACAATTTTTAATAATTTAAAAATGACCATTTTGGCTCTTCCGCCTCTTGCAAGTGTTTGTAAATTACTTGGAACTAAGGCTAAAAAAGCATTATTTTCCATTAGCTCAGCCTCTTTTTGAAAAAGGCTAAGATCAGTTATTCCGTTATTAATCATTTCCTCAAACTTTAATGCAAGGTATTTCAAAGCGTTTGCAGCCATGCTATGTTTTATTACAGTTACATTACCTTTATATGGTGATTCACTTGTAACTAAAAATGCTGTTTGCATCATGCTTGATAGATTTTCTGGAATTGAAATATGTATTATATGATCATATTTCTTTAACATTTCATCATATTTAATCATTAATTCTCCAGGGGAAGCTTGAGAAGTTGACTTTCTCTTATCTGATTTTACTTCTTCTGAAAGATTATTGTTTTTAATTGATTCGTCAGTTTCTAAAAAATCACTTTCATCATTTACAATTAAATGCAATGGCAGAACATCAATAAGTTTTGAGTTAAATTCTCCATTAACATATGCTGATGAGCTATCTAATAATATACCAATTTTCATATATCTAACCTCCTATTTTTTCTTTCACACACCAAGGGCAAAAGTTTCTAAACCAGTATGGCATGTAATGGTGTTAGGAATTTCATCAAAAAAACCTACATTATAATTTGATGATTTAATTATTTCTTTTACCATCTCTAATGTTTCATCACTACATCTTGAAAAAGATACGTCTAATAAATTAATCCCTGGGTGTTTTTTTCTAAGTAGATCTAGTGATGTTTCAATTGCTTTTTTAAAAGTCCTTGTCTTTGATTCCTTGTCAATTGTCCCATCATATTTTAAAATTGGTGTAATTTTAAGTATTTTTGCCAAACCAGCTGCTGCCTTACTTATTCTTCCGCCACGCACAAGTTGATCTAGTTTTTTAGGAACTATAAATACATCAAAGTCCTCATTTTCTTTTTCTATTATATCTTGGATATCTTTTGCATTTTTACCGCTTTTTTTTAATTCCATTGCATATAAAAGTTGTCTTTTTAAAACAATGCTCACTCCATTTGTGTCCGCTACAAAAACTTTATTTTTATATTCATCATTTTCTGATAACATTCGGCAAGTTGAAAATTGTCCTGATAAACCTTTTGATAATAATAAGCACAAAACTTGGTCATAATCTTTTAAAAGTTTGTCTCAAATTGTCAACATATCTCCTGGTGTGGTTTGAGAAGTTCTCAACATTTCTTGGTGATATAATTCATAAAATTCTTCTTGTGAGAATGATTCGTCATCTGCAATTTGTTGACCGTTTTCTCTTGTAATCATTAATGGCGCTAAATATAAGTCTTCATAATCTTGGGTGTTTTTAATCCCGGTTGCTGAATCTATTAATATTGCTATTTTCATATATTTTACCTAAAACAAATTCGGAATAAATGCAAATGTTTCTTCTCCAGTGTGGCAAGTTATAACATTTGGCATATCTTCTCATATCCCAATTTCGAATCCCTTTTCTATAATAAGTTGCTTAACTAAATCGGTTGTTTCTTGATCACTTCTTGAGCAAGAAACATCTAATTGCAACTGATCCTTATATTTTTTTCTAATTAAGTCAAGTGAATAAGATACTGCTTTTTTA carries:
- a CDS encoding DegV family protein is translated as MKIGILLDSSSAYVNGEFNSKLIDVLPLHLIVNDESDFLETDESIKNNNLSEEVKSDKRKSTSQASPGELMIKYDEMLKKYDHIIHISIPENLSSMMQTAFLVTSESPYKGNVTVIKHSMAANALKYLALKFEEMINNGITDLSLFQKEAELMENNAFLALVPSNLQTLARGGRAKMVIFKLLKIVKAKVSIQWGKKPKKIGISRTYGSLIEKTISAITKEFKDEFKLFLLYREEVSKKITSTVIDYLKSNKIEYSKENLSLVFPWHAGSDTIALIAIKKDLLPKSVMDEK
- a CDS encoding acyl carrier protein, with the translated sequence MNYFEEIKKALIKKGAKGSITKESAFKDMELDSLDLMDMIVSLENKLEITVPDDDLVTIKTVDDILKVIEKLKNES
- a CDS encoding Fur family transcriptional regulator; amino-acid sequence: MKANIEKYVNLFKSKKIKLTDVRLSMLKAIVTKKHFTISEIIDFVQKDLGSVNVMSIYNNIDLFLELHLLFTNSLDGKQITYEVISQQLIHLCCDNCGKIIDIEDVSLNKTTQKLFEDYLENKNLNLIHYKIDLHTICENCKKIN
- a CDS encoding DegV family protein, whose product is MKIAILIDSATGIKNTQDYEDLYLAPLMITRENGQQIADDESFSQEEFYELYHQEMLRTSQTTPGDMLTIWDKLLKDYDQVLCLLLSKGLSGQFSTCRMLSENDEYKNKVFVADTNGVSIVLKRQLLYAMELKKSGKNAKDIQDIIEKENEDFDVFIVPKKLDQLVRGGRISKAAAGLAKILKITPILKYDGTIDKESKTRTFKKAIETSLDLLRKKHPGINLLDVSFSRCSDETLEMVKEIIKSSNYNVGFFDEIPNTITCHTGLETFALGVWKKK